One Neodiprion pinetum isolate iyNeoPine1 chromosome 1, iyNeoPine1.2, whole genome shotgun sequence genomic window carries:
- the Tpx-3 gene encoding thioredoxin peroxidase 3, producing the protein MMSGLIRNLSLQAKHLVKQGLAQSAVNANIRSFTVGSRLLNASGPQIQKPAPSFTGTAVINGDFKDIKLEDYRGKYVVLFFYPLDFTFVCPTEIVAFSDRMSEFEALNTEVIGVSTDSHFSHLAWINTPRKQGGLGGLRYPLLSDFSKQISAKYNVLIEDAGVALRGLFIIDKEGVLRQLSINDLPVGRSVDETLRLIKAFQFVEKHGEVCPANWQPDSKTIKPNPKDSKQYFESVN; encoded by the exons ATGATGTCTGGACTAATCAGAAATCTTTCACTTCAAGCTAAGCACTTG GTAAAACAAGGACTGGCACAATCCGCAGTGAACGCAAATATCCGTAGCTTTACTGTTGGCTCCAGGCTGCTAAATGCGTCGGGACCACAGATCCAGAAGCCAGCCCCATCATTTACTGGCACCGCAGTAATCAATGGAGACTTCAAGGACATAAAACTAGAGGACTATCGAGGAAAATACGTCGTCTTGTTTTTTTACCCATTGGACTT CACGTTTGTTTGCCCAACGGAAATAGTTGCGTTCAGCGACCGAATGAGTGAATTTGAAGCGCTCAATACAGAAGTTATCGGAGTGTCAACTGACTCCCACTTTAGTCATTTGGCCTGGATTAATACTCCTAGAAAGCAGGGGGGGCTCGGCGGACTTCGTTATCCGTTGTTGAGCGATTTCAGCAAGCAAATTTCAGCAAAATATAACGTTCTCATCGAAGATGCTGGGGTTGCCCTGCGAGGACTCTTCATCATCGACAAAGAAGGCGTATTGCGTCAACTGAGTATAAATGATTTACCTGTTGGCAGAAGTGTTGATGAAACACTGCGGTTAATAAAAGCATTTcagtttgttgaaaaacaCGGAGAAGTTTGCCCTGCCAATTGGCAA
- the LOC124212103 gene encoding non-structural maintenance of chromosomes element 3 homolog isoform X2, which translates to MSQRNHNTRSTAQSTQSSTRNTSSIKRSTRNASQASKTNTKNTSPTSQRTQQNDDDEYMTQSQATQSKDLTAEEENQLVGSVIRYLLAVDRTKHVIQRPQLVKNVFGTYNKHYRKIMTIVKATLTQVFGFNLVEFETGKYILTNAITMNPPHLSCPESEKPCRILLILVLAHIFMLDGICKEDGFKTQMFGDVHKIITVEFVKQQYLKMPKIGSSDPPAYEFHWGVRAEEEVSKRHLLEFVSKMYNDRPIKSWPKQFNALNESECQSIESEDDI; encoded by the exons ATGTCTCAAAGAAACCATAATACACGCAGTACCGCACAAAGCACTCAGAGTTCTACTAGAAATACCTCATCAATTAAACGATCTACTAGAAACGCCTCGCAAGCCAGTAAAACAAATACCAAAAACACTTCACCAACCAGCCAGAGAACCCAGCAAAATGATGACGATGAATACATGACACAGTCTCAAGCAACTCAAAGCAAAGACCTAACTGCTGAAGAAGAAAATCAGCTAGTCGGAAGCGTGATAAGATATTTATTAGCAGTTGACAGAACTAAGCATGTCATACAAAGACCACAATTggttaaaaatgtttttggAACATATAATAAACATTATCGCAAGATTATGACCATAGTTAAAGCCACTTTGACTCAA GTGTTTGGTTTTAATCTGGTAGAATTTGAAACTGGCAAATACATTTTGACAAATGCTATTACAATGAATCCTCCACATCTTTCGTGTCCGGAGAGCGAAAAACCCTGTCGAATTTTGCTGATTTTGGTTCTTGCTCATATTTTTATGTTGGATGGCATATGCAAGGAAG ACGGTTTTAAGACTCAGATGTTTGGTGATGTACACAAAATAATCACTGTG GAATTTGTGAAACAACAGTATTTAAAAATGCCCAAGATAGGATCATCGGATCCACCTGCATATGAGTTTCATTGGGGTGTGCGCGCCGAGGAAGAGGTTTCGAAACGTCATTTGTTGGAATTCGTTTCGAAG ATGTATAACGATCGCCCGATCAAAAGCTGGCCTAAACAATTCAATGCCTTGAATGAGTCCGAATGCCAAAGCATAGAGAGTGAAGACGATATCTAA
- the LOC124212103 gene encoding non-structural maintenance of chromosomes element 3 homolog isoform X1 yields the protein MSQRNHNTRSTAQSTQSSTRNTSSIKRSTRNASQASKTNTKNTSPTSQRTQQNDDDEYMTQSQATQSKDLTAEEENQLVGSVIRYLLAVDRTKHVIQRPQLVKNVFGTYNKHYRKIMTIVKATLTQVFGFNLVEFETGKYILTNAITMNPPHLSCPESEKPCRILLILVLAHIFMLDGICKEELLWDFLRKLTIIPADGFKTQMFGDVHKIITVEFVKQQYLKMPKIGSSDPPAYEFHWGVRAEEEVSKRHLLEFVSKMYNDRPIKSWPKQFNALNESECQSIESEDDI from the exons ATGTCTCAAAGAAACCATAATACACGCAGTACCGCACAAAGCACTCAGAGTTCTACTAGAAATACCTCATCAATTAAACGATCTACTAGAAACGCCTCGCAAGCCAGTAAAACAAATACCAAAAACACTTCACCAACCAGCCAGAGAACCCAGCAAAATGATGACGATGAATACATGACACAGTCTCAAGCAACTCAAAGCAAAGACCTAACTGCTGAAGAAGAAAATCAGCTAGTCGGAAGCGTGATAAGATATTTATTAGCAGTTGACAGAACTAAGCATGTCATACAAAGACCACAATTggttaaaaatgtttttggAACATATAATAAACATTATCGCAAGATTATGACCATAGTTAAAGCCACTTTGACTCAA GTGTTTGGTTTTAATCTGGTAGAATTTGAAACTGGCAAATACATTTTGACAAATGCTATTACAATGAATCCTCCACATCTTTCGTGTCCGGAGAGCGAAAAACCCTGTCGAATTTTGCTGATTTTGGTTCTTGCTCATATTTTTATGTTGGATGGCATATGCAAGGAAG AATTGTTATGGGactttttaagaaaattgacaataattCCTGCAGACGGTTTTAAGACTCAGATGTTTGGTGATGTACACAAAATAATCACTGTG GAATTTGTGAAACAACAGTATTTAAAAATGCCCAAGATAGGATCATCGGATCCACCTGCATATGAGTTTCATTGGGGTGTGCGCGCCGAGGAAGAGGTTTCGAAACGTCATTTGTTGGAATTCGTTTCGAAG ATGTATAACGATCGCCCGATCAAAAGCTGGCCTAAACAATTCAATGCCTTGAATGAGTCCGAATGCCAAAGCATAGAGAGTGAAGACGATATCTAA